The Mytilus trossulus isolate FHL-02 unplaced genomic scaffold, PNRI_Mtr1.1.1.hap1 h1tg000070l__unscaffolded, whole genome shotgun sequence genome window below encodes:
- the LOC134699473 gene encoding single-stranded DNA-binding protein, mitochondrial-like: MNVLRSLTRITRPCAQLARTMSDEGPRSMERCINEVTLMGRVGRDAELRGKEDMNQVAVFSLATNYRIKKRDTGEITHDTDWHNIVVFNPYTRDFVASKIKKGDRLLVQGQLSNKKYEDPTTNERKIVSRIIARNVINLTQKWRNEEQSNQGEEEYENQDQSS; the protein is encoded by the exons attACACGGCCATGTGCCCAGTTGGCAAGAACAATGTCTGATGAGGGTCCTAGGTCAATGGAAAGAT gtATAAATGAAGTAACTCTGATGGGACGAGTAGGTAGAGATGCTGAATTGAGAGGCAAAGAGGATATGAACCAAGTTGCTGTATTTTCTCTGGCTACAAattacagaattaaaaaaagagacaCTG GAGAAATTACACACGATACAGACTGGCACAATATTGTTGTGTTCAACCCATACACACGGGACTTTGTAgccagtaaaataaaaaaagg aGATCGGCTTTTGGTACAAGGACagttgtcaaataaaaaatatgaagatcCTACGActaatgaaagaaaaattgttAGTCGAATAATAGCAA GAAATGTTATAAATCTGACACAGAAATGGAGAAATGAAGAACAATCTAATCAGGGAGAAGAAGAGTATGAAAATCAAGATCAAAGTTCATAg